The Endozoicomonas sp. 4G DNA segment GCCAAAGCCTACATTCGTAAAAAAGGCGCACCCATTGTCGTAAAAGCGGATGGTCTGGCTGCCGGCAAAGGCGTCATTCTTGCTGACACAGAAGAGCAGGCATTTGCTGCTGTTGATGACATGCTGGCAGGCAATGTCTTTGGTGAAGCAGGACATCGGGTGGTGATTGAAGAATTCCTTCAGGGCGAAGAAGCCAGCTTTATTGTTATGGTAGACGGCAAAAACATTCTACCACTGGCCACCAGCCAGGATCATAAAGCCAGGGATAACGGTGACAAAGGCCCTAACACCGGCGGCATGGGTGCTTACTCGCCGGCACCGGTGGTGACTCAAAACATTCATGACCGCGCCATGCAGGAAGTCATCGTTCCTACCGTGGAAGGTATGGCCGCCGAAGGCAACACTTATAAGGGTTTTTTGTACGCTGGCCTGATGATTGATGCCAAAGGTACGCCCAAAGTACTGGAATTCAACTGTCGTTTTGGTGACCCTGAAACACAACCCATTATGATGCGTTTGCAGTCCAGCCTGACTGAACTTTGCCTGGCGGGCGCAACAGGTCAGCTGGATCAAATGGAGGCCCGCTGGGATGAAAGAACAGCACTGGGCGTCGTTATGGCCGCAGGTGGATACCCTGAAAAATACCGCAAGGGAGACCTTATCACTGGCATTAACGAAGCCAATTCAACAGACTGCAAAGTGTTCCATGCCGGCACCCAACTGGAAGGCGAACAGGTACTGACCAACGGCGGTCGTGTACTGTGCGTCACCGCCCTGGGCAACAGCGTCAGAGAAACACAGGAAAAAGCCTATCAGGGTGTCTCAAAGATTCAGTGGGAGAGTGCTTACTTCAGGACAGACATTGGCTATCGGGCTGTAGCCAGAGAAGGTTAACCATTATCGTGCAAATTTCATGAGTGCGGTCATATCTCCTTGATCAGCTGAACGCAGGGCCTTCCTCTCGTTCCGCGCTTTGCGTGGGAACGAGGGGGATGTACGGATATCAGAGCTTGGGTGCACTGATGACAAATTGTCGTTTATCATAAATTATCCCAAAAATCCCTTGGCCAAGTGCGCAAGTATTCCTCTGCTAATTTCTTGGTGTTTGCGTTTTGAAACTGCATATCTGTTGCCTGGTCTTCAAGCTCCATATGTCGCTCTGCGTACTGATTGAGTGTCCTGGCCTTGTCCATAGCCTGCTTTTCCCTCATGGCCGCAAGAGACTGGTTCTCAGGAACCAGCACATAAACAACCCTACACCCCAGACCTTCAGCAGCCTTTTCCAGAGTTCGCAGTGAAATGGAGCCCGTCACCTCATTTTTTTCCATCAGGGCGACGCCTGACTGAGAGAGACCCACTCGCTCACCCAAAACCCTGGCGCTCATTCCCAAGGCCGTCCTTATGGCATTAATCCAGCCGTTTACGGGCTTGTTCAAGTCCATCATCGGGCGAACCCTGCCAAGGGTCTCATCAATCTGCTGCAAGTTCAGTTCTTTATCCCAATTCATTAGTAATAACCTATTTTATGACTTTAATAAAATTACTTATTACTAATTAATTATACAAAAAAAATTAGTCATTACTAATTAAGTACGCAAGAATAAATTACTTATTACTAATTAATCACCTCATCAGAACTTATCAGTAAGGCCGTCCTGCTGTTACATGAAGCTTGGGGACAAGGCAAAATAGGTAAAAACCGCAGCGATTTCGATTTCTCACAGGACTGCTTTAGGTATATCCTCTAGGCAATGGAAAAATGGAATTTTCAACAAATATTATGAGAGATGTATTCAAACGCCCGCTATCCATTGTCCCCCAGCCTTCCCCGGAGTTTACGTCACGACTCTATATCAGGATTGAATTCTGGATCAGGGCAGTATTCCTGCTGGTTCTGACCACTTGTGTTACAAAAGCATTCGGCACTGAGCAAATAACGGATCAGCAGCCTTATAAGGTCTCTATCAACATTGAGCCTTTCTCAGGCATCTTCATTGACCCTCAAAGCACACTCGAGCTGGATCAGATCAATGATCCGGACTACCTGTTTCGTTTTGCTCCCTGGCAGAAAGAACGCCTGTACTTCACCAGCCAAAAAGGCACAGCCTGGATCAAGATCTCACTGCCTGAAGACATTAAGGTTAAGCCTATGCCGCTGCTCTGGCTTCGACCACCACCCGGCGTATCCCTGAATGCCTATATTTCAGGTCCAAACTATTACCGAATGCTGCCAGATGGACGACAGGAAAACAGTAATATTTATCTCTATAATCTGAAGCCCATTATAAATAAGAAGCTGGACGTATTTATTGAGATACCTGCCGACGCTGCCGACGATTTGCAGGCCTATCTAAAATCCCCCAGGGAAGTTCTCAGTGATCAGGTATTTACCGGTTGGCAAACCGGTTGGCTACTGGCCCTGTTTTTCGTCATGATGATGATCAATGCCATTAACGGCTTTAAGAATCACCACAGGGCTTATATCTACCTGGCTGGCATCTGCTTAACGGGCTCGGTGTTCTTGATAAGCTGGCAGGGATTGCTTCCGATCAGTGGGTTCGAGCTGGAATGGCAGCAGGTCTTAATGATGAATCTCTCACTGATCGTTAGCACCATTCTGCTCAGTCAAATAGCCCGCGTCAATCTGGCGGGCAACAGTGTCAAACTGATCTACTGTTTTAACACCCTTTCCATCATCCCGGCAGTATTCCTGCTTTTTACTGTGACAGGCGTCTATGCTTCGTTGGAGCACAGTCTGTTGCTCAACCTGATAACGACTCTGATCGTCTGGTATTGCAGTCTGTTCATCAGAGTCCCTGGTGCGCTGACCATTCCTGCCTGGCTTTTCACTCCTTATGTGATTATCCACCTGATCGCCTCACTGGCTATTCTGGGCGTTATCAATTACAACCCCACTGCCGCCACATGGCTGCTGCTGCACACGACCTCGTTAACCCTTCTTGCCTTCAGCTTTTATTTTGGTAACCAGCGGTGCCCGGCAACAAAATCAGCCCCTAAGCAAAACCCATTGTTCAGCCCGACACCGACAACCCAAATAAGCAAAGACAATGACCTGCTCAACACTATGGGGCATGAACTCAGAACGCCTCTGAATGGTGTCCTGGGGATGTCTGAACTCCTTCAAAGCACACAGCTGACACCCAAACAGGAAAACTACGTTGAAACCCTGAGGTATGCAGGTAATGAACTCAGCAACCTGATCAACCTGCTTTCAGAAGCCTGGAAACTTAAGCAAAACAACATCAACTCTGACATCAAACCCTACGATATTAATGAATTTCTGAACGACTGCCTCTTGAAATTCCGATTCCGGGCAGAGCAACTGAATACTGAACTGATCAGCTTTGTGCACTCTGATGTCCCGGATATCAGCGAAACAGATACACGTCAGTTATCACTCATTTTAGAAGGTATCCTGAGTCATATTTTTAGCCGCCATACAGAAAACAGTGAAATAATGATTTCTGTTAATAACACCCCCTGGCTACCGGGCTCAGAGCCGGACAGACAACAAGAGATTAAAGACAGCTTCATTATTTATCAGATCAGGTACAGTCAGGGGCAGCAGGCCCTGAATCTTCCGGCTGATATCCACGAACTCAGCTACTCGCAAGCAAAGCAACAAACTGACATCAGCATACAGCTGTACATTGTCATCCAATTAATTAAGGCCATGTCCGGGCACTTTGGCGTTATGAATCAGGGCAACACGCATATCTGGTTTGCCATTCCACATAAACAACAAACGACAGACGCCATTTGTCAGGATGTACAACCACTTTTCTCTCACAAGAACATTAAAGCATTGATTGTTGATGACAATAACACCTGCAGACAGGTTCTCGCCCAACAATGCGCCCTGATGGGTATTAATACCCTGGATGCTGAAAACGGCCTGGAAGCACTGGCTATGATTCGCAACGAAGCCTACCTGGGAAGACCTTTCGACGTGATCATTCTTGACCATCATATGCCGGGGATGAATGGCATCCAGATGCTGGAAAGACTTCAGGAAGAGAGCCAGATGGACACCCCGGGCATCATCATGCTCACGGGGACCACAAATCCCCCCGGAAAAGAGCGGGCAAAACGATTGGGAATCAATATATTCCTGACCAAACCCGCTGAATACAAAACGCTTCAGAAGGCGCTTTCACAAGTACTGCGAGAAACCCGGCAGGATGAGAATGATACAGCCTGATGCCAAAAGACATCGGGCTGATCAACAGGGTCAATTATTGGACGTGGTATTGGGCTGACAGCTCATGAACGGCATCGACAAAGACCTTGGCTCGATCAGGTTCAACAAATTGATGAATGCCGTGGCCCAGATTGAATACATGACCTTCACCCGAACCGAAATCTCTGAGAATTTTAGCGACTTCTTCTCTTATACGTTCTGGTGATGCGTAGAGAACCGATGGATCCATATTTCCCTGCAAGGCAACCTTGTCCCCTACACGACGACGTGCAGCAGAAATATCCGTCGTCCAGTCCAGGCCAAGCGCATCAGCACCGGTTGCCGCCATGGATTCAAGCCATTGACCACCATTTTTGGTAAATAGAATGACGGGCACCTTTCTACCTTCATGTTCACTGATCAGGCCGGCAACAATCTTTTCCATATATTTTAAGGAAAATGCCTGATAACACTCAGGAGAAAGTGCTCCCCCCCAGGTATCAAAAATCTGGACAGCCTGAGCCCCGGCTTTAATCTGGGCGTTCAAATAATGTGTGACAGACTCTGCCAGAACATCCAGCAACTGAGACAGCAGTCGGGGCTGATCAAACATCATCGCCTTGATGCGACGAAAGTCTTTACTGCTCCCTCCTTCAACCATGTAAGTAGCCAGAGTCCAGGGACTCCCGGAAAAACCAATCAGAGGTACACGGCCATTCAGCTCAGAGCGGATGGTGCGCACTGCATCCATCACATAACCCAGATCTTTTTCCGGGTCCGGAACAGACAGCGCTTCAATATCAGTGGCGGTACGAACGGGCTTTTTAAATCTTGGGCCTTCGCCCGTCTCAAAATACAACCCTAAACCCATTGCATCCGGGATGGTGAGAATATCAGAAAACAGAATGGCCGCATCCAGGTCGAAACGCTCCAGTGGCTGAATGGTCACTTCACAGGCCAGCTCCGGATTCATACACAGCGACATAAAATCGCCCGCCTTGCTTCGAAGTTCCCGATATTCAGGAAGATAACGTCCAGCCTGACGCATCATCCATACGGGGGTGACATCAACAGGCTCTTTCAGCAGAGCCCTCAGAAAGCGGTCATTTTTCAGCTCGGTCATGGGGTAAACTACGATGTTGCAAAATAAAAGACGAGAGAATACTGATTCCACCCCGTATTGACAATCTTCCTGCGCTCAAGAGCCTGTTACCCAACCTTCAACACAACAGAGTTATCAGTTCTGAATTGATTGTGCTTCAATTTGAACACGTGTATCAGGTTGGTGAGTGTTCTGAAACGGCTGATCGAGTCCCCGATGTCCTGTGAGCTAATATGCGCAGAGAGCTTGGAAGGGAGGTTTTCGGAAGCAGTCCCCCCTCTCTCGTCACATAGATTTTTCCCTTCAGATTTTAAAATGGATAAAAAAATGTCTTCCAGTTTCCTGATAGCCGCTTCAACATCTGAGTCATTAAAGCAGTCTATTGAATAGTGATCTTCAGAGCCTAAAGCCTCAAAGATATTCTTTTCTGTTAAGGAAAACTGCCCCTTTAATTCCTCAAGCAAGGATGAGGTGACGAAGGCCGTTTCAATGAGGTCTGTTTTGGTTTCGTATAGCTTTCCATCATTAGCTGCCTCGTACTTAACGAGATTGATACTCTGTGACATGGTTGACCTCCTCTGGAGTCTCGATCAATCAAAAGGTTTGGTATTGATATTTTAATGGCGCTTCATCAAACATCCAGATAATCCATAATCCCTTCAGCCGCCTGACGACCTTCCCAGATCGCTGTCACCACAAGGTCAGAGCCGCGAACCATATCCCCACCGGCAAATACTTTCGGGTTGGACGTCTGAAACTTGTACCTGGCCTGCTCAGGCGCAACCACGCCTCCCCACTCATTCAGTTGAATATCATAAGATTCAAACCAGTCAGCAGGACTTGGACGGAACCCAAAAGCAATCAGCACTGCGTCTGCAACCAGAATTTCCTCACTGCCTGGAACCGGCTCCGGGCGGCGGCGCCCCTGCTCATCAGGCTCTCCCAGTTTGGTGGTGATGACCTTGACACCTTCCACCTTGCCATCACCGACAATCTCAACGGGCTGACGATTAAACAGAAACTTGACGCCTTCTTGTCTGGCATTAGCTACTTCACGACGGGAGCCCGGCATATTTTCTTCATCACGGCGGTAGGCACAAGCGACTGATTCAGCCCCCTGACGAATGGAGGTACGGTTGCAATCCATCGCCGTGTCACCCCCGCCCAGGACAACGACACGTTTTCCTTTCATATCGATGAAATCAGACGCCTGCTTTTCAAAACCCAGATTACGATTAACGCTGGAAATCAGGAATGGCAAAGCATCATGAACACCGGGAAGATCCTCACCTTGAAAACCACCTTTCATGAAGGTGTAGGTACCCATACCCATAAATACGGCATCGTACTCTGCCATCAGATCGGCCATCTGTTCATCTTTACCGATTTCCGTATTCAGCCTGAATTCAATGCCCATTTCCGTGAACACCTCCCGACGGCGGGACATAACGGATTTCTCAAGTTTAAACTCAGGAATACCAAACGTCAGCAGACCACCAATTTCCGGGTTCTTATCAAAGACGACGGGCTTTACACCATTTCTGACCAGCACATCGGCACAACCCAGACCCGCTGGACCGGCACCGATCACCGCGACCTTTTTGTCCGTCCATACCACTTTCGACATATCCGGGCGCCAACCCAGGGCCAGCGCTGTATCGGTAATGTATTTTTCAGTGGCACCAATAGTGACCGCTCCAAACCCATCATTGAGGGTACAGGCACCTTCACAGAGTCGATCCTGGGGACATACACGACCACAGACTTCCGGCAGACTGTTGGTCTGATGAGAAAGCTCAGCCGCTTCAAACAGGTTACCCTCGGCAACCAGCTTCAACCAATCCGGAATATAATTGTGGACAGGGCACTTCCACTCACAATAAGGATTACCACAGGCCAGGCAACGATGAGACTGATGCTTGACCTGCTTTTCACTGTAAGGCTCATAGATTTCTACAAAATCACTCTTACGGACCCGAAGCGCTTTTTTTTCCGGATCTTCTCTTCCAACTTCAACAAATTGAAAATGATTATTCAGCCGACTGTTAAACTGTGACATGGATTTGACCTCATTCGCTGATTGTTTTTATACCCTCATATCCTACTCAGCTATTCATAGCTATTCAGGAGAGCTATTCAGGACGCCCACGTGTGCTCGCCAGCAATGAGTCCAGACTGGCTGCTTTTGGCTTCACCAGCCAGAAACGCCCCCGATAGTCATAAAACTCCTCCCGAAGTTCACGCCCCCATTCACTGCCGGTTTCTTTTACATAGTCATCCAGAAGACCCATCAGGTGAGACTGGTAGTCCTCCATGGACTCGGTATCAATTCGGTGAATATCCACTAGCTCGTGATTGTAGTGATCAACAAAGTTACGCTTCAGGTCCAGTACGTAGGCAAAGCCACCGGTCATACCGGCACCAAAGTTGTGACCTGTTTCGCCCAGTACCACCACCAGGCCACCCGTCATGTACTCACAGCAGTGATCCCCTGCCCCTTCGACAATGGCAGTCGCACCAGAGTTCCGAACTCCCAGACGCTCACCGGCACAGCCAGCGGCCAGCAGGCGTCCCCCAGTCGCACCATAAAGCGAGGTGTTGCCAATGATAGAAGCTTCGTTAGAATGGAAAGCACTCCCTTTGGGCGGACGGATAATCAGATTGCCGCCCGTCATGCCCTTACCCACGTAGTCGTTGGCATCGCCTTCCAGATACATATCCAGGCCACCGGCATTCCAGACACCAAAGCTTTGCCCGGCTGTACCTTTCAGGCTCAACCTGAGCGGACTGTCTGCCATCCCCTGATTACCATGACGTTTGGCAATCTCACCGGACAATCTGGCACCAATTGAACGGTCACAGTTGCCTACCGTGAACTCAAACTCGCCCCCTTTACCGCTTTCGATGGCGGGTAGGCAGGCTTTCACCATCACCTCAGCCAGCGCACCTTTGTCGTAGGAAGGATTACGCTTAACCTGACAGGTATGGGGCTTATCTTCAGGAATCAGGTCGTTGCGAACCAGCGGCGTCAGATCAAGACCTTTTTGCTTGTCGGTATTACCGGGCAGCAGCTCCAGCAACTCTGTACGACCAATGACGTCTTCAAGGCTTTTAGCACCCAGCACTGACAACCACTCACGCACTTCCTCAGCGACAAAAGTGAAGAAGTTCATAATCATTTCAACCGTGCCGATGAAGTGGTTTTCCCGCAGGTGCTGATCCTGGGTTGCCACACCGGTTGCGCAGTTATTCAGGTGGCAGATTCTCAGGTATTTGCAACCCATGGCGACCATGGGTGTTGTTCCGAAACCATAACTTTCTGCCCCCAGGATAGCCGCTTTAACCACATCCAGACCGGTTTTGATACCACCATCTGTCTGAAGGCGAACCTTGCCACGCAGATCATTAGCCCTCAATGCCTGATGAGCCTCGGTCAAACCCAACTCCCACGGAGAACCGGCGTACCTTATAGACGTCAACGGACTTGCAGCAGTGCCACCATCGTAACCGGAGATGGTAATCAGATCAGCATAAGCCTTGGCAACACCCGCAGCAATGGTGCCGACACCGGGCTCTGATACCAGTTTTACGGAAACCAGCGCGTCCGGGTTCACCTGCTTCAAATCAAAGATCAGCTGGGCCAGGTCTTCAATGGAATAAATATCATGATGCGGTGGTGGTGAAATCAGTGTGACACCGGGAACCGAATAACGCAGTCTGGCAATCAGTTTGTTTACCTTGCCGCCGGGCAACTGCCCTCCTTCACCTGGCTTGGCTCCCTGGGCCACTTTAATCTGCAACACATCGGCATTGACCAGATAATGAGGCGTGACACCAAAACGACCTGAGGCAATCTGCTTTATCTTTGAAACCCGGTCAGTGCCAAAACGCGCTTCGTCTTCACCGCCTTCGCCGGAGTTGGAACGGCCTCCCAGACGGTTCATCGCTTCAGCCAGAGCTTCATGGGCTTCCGGAGACAGGGCACCAAGACTCATGGCCGCCGAGTCGAATCGTTTGAGAATGTCAGTGACGGGTTCAATCTCATCAATAGCCAGAGCTTTGTCGGCTGCTTTTAGCCCCATCAGGTCACGCAGGGTTGTGACCGGTCTTTCGTTAACCAGTCTGGAGTAACGACGGAACTCTTCATAATCACCGCTGGCAACGGCTTTCTGAAGCTGCTGAACGATATCAGGATTGAATGCGTGATACTCACTGTCGTGTACATATTTCAGCAGACCGCCCTGCTGAATGGGTTTTCTCTGCTTCCAGGCAGTATCGGAGAGCCATTGCTGATCTTGCTGAAGCGCTGTAAAACCGGCGCCTTCTATACGACTCTGAACGCCTTTGAAACACAGATCAATCACTTCAGAGGATAAACCAATAGCCTCAAACAACTGCGCAGCACGATAGGACGCAATGGTGGAGATTCCCATCTTGGAGAGAATCTTCAACAGGCCCTTATCAATCCCCTTTCGGTAAGCTTTGTAGGCATCCAGGGGATCGGCCAGAATCTCGCCGGAGCGAATCTGGTCATGGATAATTTCATAAGACAGATAAGGATAAATAGCCGTCGCACCAAAACCCAGCAACACCGCGAACTGATGAGAATCCCTGGCTGTCGCCGTTTCTACCAGAATATTGGCATCGGAACGCAAACCCGTATCAATCAACCGGTGATGAACAGCGCCTGTAGCCATAGCAGCATGGACTGGCAGTTTGTGTTCTTTGATAGCACGATCACTCAGATGGATCAGCGCCTTGCCATCTCTTACCGCCTGTTCTGCTTCATTACAGATGCGCTCAATGGCGGCTTTTAGCCCTTCTTCAGGCCGGTAATTGATATCGATGCACACGACATTCAACTCATCTTGCTGATGATGGGCATTGATCAGATTCAGGAATTTTGTCGTCGACAACACGGGCGATTTGAGTACCACACGGCGGGCATGTTCAGGGGTCTCTTCAAAAACATTTTTCTCACGCCCCAGACAGGTTTCCAGCGACATCACTATCGCTTCACGCAGTGGGTCGATAGGAGGGTTGGTGACTTGGGCAAACTGCTGCCTGAAGTAGTCATACACTGAGCGCACACGACCGGATAATACCGCCATTGGCGTATCGTCGCCCATTGAGCCTACCGCTTCCTGTCCATTCTCAGCCAAAGGACGAATCACCTGATCACGCTCTTCAAAAGTGACCGAGAACATTTTCTGATGAACCTTCAGCAGTTCTGAATCCAGTCGCTCAACCTTGTGATCTTCATTCCTGAACCGGGAACGGATACGATAAGCGTGCTGTTTCAACCACTGTTTGTAAGGCTGTCGAGTCTTCAACTGGTCATCAATATCATGGGCCTGAAGCAACTCGCCTGACTCGACATCAATAGCCAGCACTTCACCCGGTCCGACACGACCTTTTGCTACTACATCTTCAGCCTGGTAATTGTAAACGCCCACTTCAGAAGCAACGGTCAGATAGCCGTTTTTGGTAATAACCCAGCGGGAAGGTCGCAAACCATTGCGATCCAGTGCACAAACCGCACGACGACCGTCGGTAATCACCAGACCGGCAGGACCATCCCAAGGCTCCATGTGCATAGAGTTGTATTCGTAAAATGCCCTGAGACCGGGATCCATGGTATCAACATTCTGCCAGGCAGGCGGGACCAGCATCCGGATAGCCCGGTACAGGTCAACACCACCGGTCACCAGAACTTCCAGCATGTTGTCGAGGCTGGATGAATCAGACCCGGTTCGGTTGACCAGATGAGAGATCTGGTTCAAATCCGGCAGAAGCTCTGATTTGAATTTGTTTCGACGGGCCTGTGACCAGTTTCTGTTACCAGTGATGGTATTAATTTCACCATTATGGGCCAGCAGGCGGAAAGGCTGCGCCAGCTTCCAGCGTGGCATGGTGTTTGTGGAGAAACGCTGATGGAATACACAGATCGCAGTTTCAAACCGGGGATCCCCCAGGTCCTGATAAAAGTTAGCCAGATCGACCGGCATCATCAGGCCTTTGTAGGTCACTACCTGGGTAGACAGTGAACAGATATAAAAGTCCTGATCCTGCTCAAGCGCCATGTTAGCGAAACGACGAGCCATGTATAAGCGAGCTGAAAACTCTGCCTCATCCAACTCGCCCTGATGCCCCACAAACACCTGCTCAATAACCGGTAGCTGATCCAAAGCGATAGGGCCGAGACAATCACTGTTGACCGGTACTTTTCGCCAGCCGATCACTAACAGGTTTTTCTTTTGCAGCTCAGCTTCGAGGGTTTTTCTGGCATGGTCGGCGATGGCTTTATCCTGGCTGAGGAATAGCATTCCCACCGCATATTGGGCGGGAAGGTCTCTGGCCAGTTGCTCTTTGACGACAGTGCGAAAGAACGTATCGGGCGTCTGAATTAACAAACCACAACCGTCGCCTGTTTTTCCATCCGCGGCAATACCACCCCGGTGTGTCATGCAGGTAAGCGCTTCAATAGCGGTGGTCAGAAGGTGGTGACTTTTCTCTCCTTCCCTGTGGGCTATCAGCCCAAAGCCACAGTTA contains these protein-coding regions:
- the purD gene encoding phosphoribosylamine--glycine ligase, with the protein product MKVLIIGSGGREHALAWKVAQDNNVEQVFVAPGNAGTALEPGVTTISIDVLELDRLVEFACAENIELTIVGPEAPLVAGVVDRFEEAGLNIFGPSQGAAQLEGSKAFTKNFLARHNIPTADYQNFTDIDQAKAYIRKKGAPIVVKADGLAAGKGVILADTEEQAFAAVDDMLAGNVFGEAGHRVVIEEFLQGEEASFIVMVDGKNILPLATSQDHKARDNGDKGPNTGGMGAYSPAPVVTQNIHDRAMQEVIVPTVEGMAAEGNTYKGFLYAGLMIDAKGTPKVLEFNCRFGDPETQPIMMRLQSSLTELCLAGATGQLDQMEARWDERTALGVVMAAGGYPEKYRKGDLITGINEANSTDCKVFHAGTQLEGEQVLTNGGRVLCVTALGNSVRETQEKAYQGVSKIQWESAYFRTDIGYRAVAREG
- a CDS encoding mobile mystery protein A, with amino-acid sequence MNWDKELNLQQIDETLGRVRPMMDLNKPVNGWINAIRTALGMSARVLGERVGLSQSGVALMEKNEVTGSISLRTLEKAAEGLGCRVVYVLVPENQSLAAMREKQAMDKARTLNQYAERHMELEDQATDMQFQNANTKKLAEEYLRTWPRDFWDNL
- a CDS encoding response regulator, whose product is MEFSTNIMRDVFKRPLSIVPQPSPEFTSRLYIRIEFWIRAVFLLVLTTCVTKAFGTEQITDQQPYKVSINIEPFSGIFIDPQSTLELDQINDPDYLFRFAPWQKERLYFTSQKGTAWIKISLPEDIKVKPMPLLWLRPPPGVSLNAYISGPNYYRMLPDGRQENSNIYLYNLKPIINKKLDVFIEIPADAADDLQAYLKSPREVLSDQVFTGWQTGWLLALFFVMMMINAINGFKNHHRAYIYLAGICLTGSVFLISWQGLLPISGFELEWQQVLMMNLSLIVSTILLSQIARVNLAGNSVKLIYCFNTLSIIPAVFLLFTVTGVYASLEHSLLLNLITTLIVWYCSLFIRVPGALTIPAWLFTPYVIIHLIASLAILGVINYNPTAATWLLLHTTSLTLLAFSFYFGNQRCPATKSAPKQNPLFSPTPTTQISKDNDLLNTMGHELRTPLNGVLGMSELLQSTQLTPKQENYVETLRYAGNELSNLINLLSEAWKLKQNNINSDIKPYDINEFLNDCLLKFRFRAEQLNTELISFVHSDVPDISETDTRQLSLILEGILSHIFSRHTENSEIMISVNNTPWLPGSEPDRQQEIKDSFIIYQIRYSQGQQALNLPADIHELSYSQAKQQTDISIQLYIVIQLIKAMSGHFGVMNQGNTHIWFAIPHKQQTTDAICQDVQPLFSHKNIKALIVDDNNTCRQVLAQQCALMGINTLDAENGLEALAMIRNEAYLGRPFDVIILDHHMPGMNGIQMLERLQEESQMDTPGIIMLTGTTNPPGKERAKRLGINIFLTKPAEYKTLQKALSQVLRETRQDENDTA
- the hemE gene encoding uroporphyrinogen decarboxylase, producing the protein MTELKNDRFLRALLKEPVDVTPVWMMRQAGRYLPEYRELRSKAGDFMSLCMNPELACEVTIQPLERFDLDAAILFSDILTIPDAMGLGLYFETGEGPRFKKPVRTATDIEALSVPDPEKDLGYVMDAVRTIRSELNGRVPLIGFSGSPWTLATYMVEGGSSKDFRRIKAMMFDQPRLLSQLLDVLAESVTHYLNAQIKAGAQAVQIFDTWGGALSPECYQAFSLKYMEKIVAGLISEHEGRKVPVILFTKNGGQWLESMAATGADALGLDWTTDISAARRRVGDKVALQGNMDPSVLYASPERIREEVAKILRDFGSGEGHVFNLGHGIHQFVEPDRAKVFVDAVHELSAQYHVQ
- a CDS encoding FAD-dependent oxidoreductase, with translation MSQFNSRLNNHFQFVEVGREDPEKKALRVRKSDFVEIYEPYSEKQVKHQSHRCLACGNPYCEWKCPVHNYIPDWLKLVAEGNLFEAAELSHQTNSLPEVCGRVCPQDRLCEGACTLNDGFGAVTIGATEKYITDTALALGWRPDMSKVVWTDKKVAVIGAGPAGLGCADVLVRNGVKPVVFDKNPEIGGLLTFGIPEFKLEKSVMSRRREVFTEMGIEFRLNTEIGKDEQMADLMAEYDAVFMGMGTYTFMKGGFQGEDLPGVHDALPFLISSVNRNLGFEKQASDFIDMKGKRVVVLGGGDTAMDCNRTSIRQGAESVACAYRRDEENMPGSRREVANARQEGVKFLFNRQPVEIVGDGKVEGVKVITTKLGEPDEQGRRRPEPVPGSEEILVADAVLIAFGFRPSPADWFESYDIQLNEWGGVVAPEQARYKFQTSNPKVFAGGDMVRGSDLVVTAIWEGRQAAEGIMDYLDV
- the gltB gene encoding glutamate synthase large subunit, which produces MKAGLYNPGEFRDNCGFGLIAHREGEKSHHLLTTAIEALTCMTHRGGIAADGKTGDGCGLLIQTPDTFFRTVVKEQLARDLPAQYAVGMLFLSQDKAIADHARKTLEAELQKKNLLVIGWRKVPVNSDCLGPIALDQLPVIEQVFVGHQGELDEAEFSARLYMARRFANMALEQDQDFYICSLSTQVVTYKGLMMPVDLANFYQDLGDPRFETAICVFHQRFSTNTMPRWKLAQPFRLLAHNGEINTITGNRNWSQARRNKFKSELLPDLNQISHLVNRTGSDSSSLDNMLEVLVTGGVDLYRAIRMLVPPAWQNVDTMDPGLRAFYEYNSMHMEPWDGPAGLVITDGRRAVCALDRNGLRPSRWVITKNGYLTVASEVGVYNYQAEDVVAKGRVGPGEVLAIDVESGELLQAHDIDDQLKTRQPYKQWLKQHAYRIRSRFRNEDHKVERLDSELLKVHQKMFSVTFEERDQVIRPLAENGQEAVGSMGDDTPMAVLSGRVRSVYDYFRQQFAQVTNPPIDPLREAIVMSLETCLGREKNVFEETPEHARRVVLKSPVLSTTKFLNLINAHHQQDELNVVCIDINYRPEEGLKAAIERICNEAEQAVRDGKALIHLSDRAIKEHKLPVHAAMATGAVHHRLIDTGLRSDANILVETATARDSHQFAVLLGFGATAIYPYLSYEIIHDQIRSGEILADPLDAYKAYRKGIDKGLLKILSKMGISTIASYRAAQLFEAIGLSSEVIDLCFKGVQSRIEGAGFTALQQDQQWLSDTAWKQRKPIQQGGLLKYVHDSEYHAFNPDIVQQLQKAVASGDYEEFRRYSRLVNERPVTTLRDLMGLKAADKALAIDEIEPVTDILKRFDSAAMSLGALSPEAHEALAEAMNRLGGRSNSGEGGEDEARFGTDRVSKIKQIASGRFGVTPHYLVNADVLQIKVAQGAKPGEGGQLPGGKVNKLIARLRYSVPGVTLISPPPHHDIYSIEDLAQLIFDLKQVNPDALVSVKLVSEPGVGTIAAGVAKAYADLITISGYDGGTAASPLTSIRYAGSPWELGLTEAHQALRANDLRGKVRLQTDGGIKTGLDVVKAAILGAESYGFGTTPMVAMGCKYLRICHLNNCATGVATQDQHLRENHFIGTVEMIMNFFTFVAEEVREWLSVLGAKSLEDVIGRTELLELLPGNTDKQKGLDLTPLVRNDLIPEDKPHTCQVKRNPSYDKGALAEVMVKACLPAIESGKGGEFEFTVGNCDRSIGARLSGEIAKRHGNQGMADSPLRLSLKGTAGQSFGVWNAGGLDMYLEGDANDYVGKGMTGGNLIIRPPKGSAFHSNEASIIGNTSLYGATGGRLLAAGCAGERLGVRNSGATAIVEGAGDHCCEYMTGGLVVVLGETGHNFGAGMTGGFAYVLDLKRNFVDHYNHELVDIHRIDTESMEDYQSHLMGLLDDYVKETGSEWGRELREEFYDYRGRFWLVKPKAASLDSLLASTRGRPE